The following coding sequences lie in one Alicyclobacillus curvatus genomic window:
- a CDS encoding SagB family peptide dehydrogenase: MQRAAEASQGEGANEAGGTSQSAGANEAGGTSQSAGAHEAGGTSQSAGANEAGGTSQSAGEGDSGSAECSSVDIETVSGLLWYTYGLTGVCQVALPPVEGERDVDVMQLLRRYVPSGGGLYPSELYAYLKIEQLGSGIYHYDVAHHRLVRLREGNFDGYLERVLGHRCDMSASVGAVFVSTMFLKNFYKYNNFAYRLQGLDAGAVLGQLLEVSTRYGFEATVYFQFLDVAVNHMLGLNAEKESAYAVVPLWRTPDACTVQKTGRCETGQTLSRAAADAVPASEPDNDEMGQRRATNTVVENSESLCWKLPRLQHRHYMKSKRLLEHPMISALNEASMLHSTGCFAATNDEIGRRTKLSAMGEQELDWIKSCASRIVALPEARRLNDNLSEACRLRYSPGLDFVPEGVGLTEVASLLRATTHLCAYMSTDTRGTSAESSLVECPPGWPSAPSSPSAASAASADSAPRSELAIACCVHGIDGLEDGAYLYDSGDHTLGLLREGDHRMKLQKGMSMPTVNLFQVPLCVHVVGLRDFHQSDFGYRGYRIQQMEVGMLLQCLLLTASAMGLGGHPLLGYDEAVCDDIYNFGATNRTCLIQVPVGHYRKTSRFETSFRA; the protein is encoded by the coding sequence ATGCAGAGGGCAGCTGAGGCCTCGCAAGGTGAGGGGGCGAACGAGGCTGGCGGGACGTCGCAGAGTGCGGGGGCGAACGAGGCTGGCGGGACGTCGCAGAGTGCAGGGGCGCACGAGGCTGGCGGGACGTCGCAGAGTGCGGGGGCGAACGAGGCTGGCGGGACGTCGCAGAGTGCGGGCGAGGGTGACAGCGGATCGGCAGAATGTTCGAGTGTCGACATTGAGACGGTCTCGGGTCTGCTCTGGTATACCTACGGCCTGACGGGCGTATGTCAGGTGGCACTTCCACCGGTTGAAGGGGAGCGGGACGTGGATGTCATGCAGTTGCTCCGACGATATGTGCCGTCCGGCGGTGGGTTGTACCCAAGCGAGCTGTACGCGTATCTGAAAATCGAGCAGCTGGGGTCAGGAATTTACCACTACGATGTCGCGCATCATCGGCTCGTGCGACTACGGGAAGGCAACTTTGACGGGTATCTTGAGCGTGTGCTTGGTCACCGGTGTGACATGAGCGCCTCCGTTGGTGCGGTGTTTGTATCGACAATGTTCTTGAAGAACTTCTATAAGTACAATAACTTCGCGTATCGGTTGCAGGGGCTTGATGCGGGAGCGGTCCTTGGTCAACTGCTCGAAGTGAGCACACGTTATGGCTTCGAGGCGACAGTGTATTTTCAGTTTCTTGATGTTGCAGTGAATCATATGCTTGGCTTGAATGCGGAAAAAGAGTCCGCGTACGCTGTTGTGCCATTGTGGCGCACGCCAGATGCGTGCACGGTGCAGAAGACGGGCAGGTGCGAGACGGGCCAAACACTTTCCCGTGCCGCTGCCGATGCCGTCCCTGCGTCAGAGCCGGATAATGATGAGATGGGCCAAAGGCGTGCGACGAACACCGTCGTTGAGAACTCTGAGAGTCTTTGTTGGAAACTCCCTAGATTACAGCATCGGCATTACATGAAATCCAAACGCTTGCTCGAACATCCAATGATTAGCGCTCTCAACGAGGCATCCATGCTCCACTCTACGGGATGTTTTGCCGCGACAAATGATGAGATTGGTAGGAGAACGAAGCTATCTGCCATGGGGGAACAGGAACTTGATTGGATAAAGTCCTGCGCATCCAGAATCGTTGCACTGCCAGAAGCACGGCGACTGAATGACAATCTCTCCGAAGCGTGTCGCCTAAGATATTCACCGGGGCTTGATTTTGTTCCGGAAGGCGTGGGTCTAACTGAGGTGGCTTCGTTGCTGCGGGCGACAACACATTTGTGTGCTTACATGTCTACCGACACGAGAGGGACTTCTGCCGAGTCGTCGCTGGTGGAATGTCCGCCGGGTTGGCCGAGTGCGCCGAGTTCGCCCAGTGCGGCTAGTGCGGCTAGTGCGGATAGTGCGCCAAGGTCTGAACTTGCCATTGCCTGCTGTGTGCATGGGATTGACGGCCTCGAGGATGGGGCTTACCTGTATGACAGTGGAGATCATACCTTGGGTCTTCTTCGAGAGGGAGACCATCGGATGAAACTTCAAAAGGGGATGTCCATGCCGACCGTGAATTTGTTTCAAGTCCCGCTATGTGTTCACGTGGTGGGTCTGCGTGACTTTCACCAAAGTGACTTTGGCTACAGAGGTTACCGCATACAACAGATGGAAGTTGGCATGTTGCTGCAGTGCCTACTGCTGACGGCGTCGGCAATGGGGCTCGGCGGCCACCCGTTGCTCGGATACGATGAAGCAGTGTGTGATGACATCTATAATTTCGGGGCAACCAATCGAACGTGCCTGATTCAAGTCCCAGTCGGCCATTACCGGAAAACCTCGAGATTTGAGACTTCGTTTCGAGCATAG
- a CDS encoding response regulator transcription factor encodes MYDAREIKILVVDDESSILEFLELGLENEGFQVMKAQDGISAINMAKQFHPHIAILDVMMPGMDGFEVCKMLKKLSHVAVIMLTAKDDVGDRVKGLTIGADDYMSKPFSFEELLARIHARIRNQFPHLLDEVVVGPFQIKDGRKEIRFQGETLTLSTTEYELLKYLVINHGIVLSKAKILDDVWGYDFGGQENIVEVYIRAIREKLGDTEHQLIRTIRGSGYRVDLP; translated from the coding sequence GTGTACGATGCGCGGGAGATTAAGATTTTAGTGGTAGATGATGAGTCTAGCATTTTGGAGTTTTTAGAACTGGGACTCGAAAACGAAGGGTTTCAAGTCATGAAGGCTCAAGACGGCATTTCTGCCATCAACATGGCAAAACAGTTTCATCCTCACATCGCCATTCTCGACGTCATGATGCCTGGAATGGACGGCTTTGAGGTTTGCAAAATGCTGAAAAAACTCAGTCATGTTGCCGTGATTATGCTGACAGCAAAAGATGACGTCGGTGACAGGGTCAAGGGTCTGACCATCGGCGCTGACGACTATATGTCTAAGCCGTTTAGTTTCGAGGAACTTCTGGCACGCATCCACGCACGTATTCGAAACCAGTTCCCTCATCTTTTGGACGAAGTTGTCGTCGGTCCCTTTCAAATCAAAGATGGACGAAAGGAAATTCGTTTTCAGGGAGAAACGCTCACACTTTCGACCACAGAGTACGAATTGCTCAAGTACCTGGTTATCAACCACGGTATCGTCCTTAGCAAGGCGAAAATTCTGGACGACGTGTGGGGCTATGATTTTGGCGGACAGGAGAACATCGTCGAGGTCTATATTCGCGCAATCCGCGAAAAGCTCGGCGACACGGAACACCAACTAATTCGCACCATTCGCGGGTCAGGATACCGCGTTGACTTACCATGA
- a CDS encoding HAMP domain-containing histidine kinase gives MKRWADKVTRFFKPRSLRLQLLSRSLVILSGLLVLIGIFQYIIMSHFLYQNTATNIRNEIRSAPPHAWDQLLGGNQTGSPSPTGQGQTAPTQSADSQNSTATSGAPVRGNRGPGNARGPGAGQAGDPFFSFNISSIAFVDTSGTFTSLHGAAPRLAQNQYQAALGSQLRRASYIIARDSTGKSQLIVLQPVATFGGGTIGVLQIGTSVSSLQRVLVQQLLIFIFLALIALIIGLFTFLPILRRTLVPLSRMVDTVSHINAGNLNERVAASHAQLEIELLSASFNAMLDRLEASFDAEREAKEKMRQFVADASHELRTPLTSIHGFLEVLLRGAATKPYQLEKALRSMHGESERIIKLVQDLLLLAQLDKEPNLALTIDRLDVVIADMEPQLRLLAGERHVDFALRARVETQFDRDKLKQVILNLFQNAVQHTDPQTGVISVHLTGDGTNVQLTVSDNGPGIPAAEQAKVFERFYRLDASRSRSHGGAGLGLAITKSIVESHGGTIACTSGEDGGTQFTVILPCGEASV, from the coding sequence ATGAAACGGTGGGCAGACAAAGTCACGCGTTTTTTCAAGCCAAGGTCGCTGCGGTTGCAGCTGTTATCGAGATCGCTCGTAATTTTATCTGGACTGCTCGTGCTCATCGGCATTTTTCAATACATCATCATGAGCCACTTTCTGTATCAAAACACGGCAACCAATATTCGCAACGAAATCCGAAGCGCACCGCCGCACGCTTGGGATCAACTTCTTGGCGGCAACCAGACAGGCTCGCCCTCGCCCACAGGCCAGGGTCAAACCGCTCCGACGCAGTCCGCCGACAGCCAAAACTCTACAGCAACTTCCGGCGCTCCCGTCCGTGGAAATCGAGGCCCTGGCAACGCCCGTGGTCCAGGTGCGGGTCAAGCAGGCGATCCGTTTTTCTCATTTAACATTTCGTCCATTGCGTTTGTGGACACGAGCGGCACGTTTACTTCGCTGCACGGTGCAGCGCCAAGGCTCGCCCAAAATCAGTACCAGGCGGCACTTGGTTCGCAGCTTCGCAGGGCGTCATACATCATTGCCCGCGACAGCACAGGCAAGAGTCAACTTATCGTACTTCAACCTGTAGCGACATTTGGTGGAGGCACCATCGGCGTATTGCAGATTGGGACATCCGTCAGTTCGCTGCAACGGGTCCTCGTTCAACAACTGCTGATTTTCATCTTTCTCGCGTTGATTGCACTCATTATCGGCCTTTTCACCTTCCTGCCGATTTTGCGGCGAACGCTCGTTCCACTCTCACGGATGGTCGATACCGTTTCGCATATCAACGCTGGGAATCTGAATGAGCGTGTTGCAGCCAGCCATGCACAGCTTGAGATTGAGCTTTTGTCTGCGTCTTTCAACGCCATGCTTGACCGATTGGAAGCGTCTTTTGACGCGGAACGTGAAGCGAAGGAAAAGATGCGACAGTTTGTCGCAGACGCATCACATGAGCTGCGCACCCCACTGACTTCCATCCACGGGTTTCTTGAAGTTCTGCTCCGCGGGGCTGCAACGAAGCCTTATCAATTGGAGAAGGCCCTGCGCAGCATGCACGGGGAATCAGAACGCATCATCAAGCTGGTTCAGGACTTGTTGTTGCTGGCCCAACTCGACAAGGAGCCGAACTTGGCTCTGACGATAGACCGACTTGATGTCGTGATTGCTGACATGGAGCCGCAGTTGCGACTGCTCGCAGGTGAGCGTCACGTTGACTTTGCCCTTAGGGCGCGGGTTGAGACTCAGTTTGACAGGGATAAGTTGAAGCAGGTCATCTTGAATCTATTCCAGAACGCCGTACAGCACACGGACCCGCAGACGGGTGTCATCAGCGTTCATCTGACAGGCGATGGTACGAATGTTCAACTGACGGTGTCAGACAATGGACCCGGCATTCCCGCAGCGGAACAAGCCAAGGTGTTCGAGCGGTTTTATCGGTTGGACGCATCGAGATCGCGCTCACATGGTGGAGCCGGACTCGGCCTCGCCATCACAAAGTCGATTGTCGAAAGCCACGGGGGCACCATCGCGTGCACAAGCGGAGAGGATGGCGGCACCCAGTTTACGGTCATTCTGCCCTGTGGGGAAGCGTCGGTTTAG
- a CDS encoding DUF1453 family protein, translating into MIVNTSHLVTTLVIVLIILFVIARQLFPKRVTRMTLYGLPILAAYGAIRSLPYPTIPPSEVVEAAVTILLSMLAGYLQTRDTKLIQRPDGIYYRGGWIYVTTWFGLLIARFLVEISFQGIQGVTNVSSHEWILYLDVAIAWGMRSLMLVLRHPEILTEVRRQRAARRG; encoded by the coding sequence ATGATTGTGAACACAAGTCACCTGGTTACAACGCTCGTTATCGTACTCATCATCCTCTTTGTGATAGCTCGTCAATTGTTTCCAAAACGCGTCACACGGATGACGCTGTATGGACTCCCCATCTTAGCAGCATACGGCGCCATCCGCTCACTGCCATACCCCACCATCCCGCCAAGCGAGGTGGTGGAAGCTGCAGTCACGATACTCTTATCCATGCTTGCCGGGTATCTACAGACGCGCGACACGAAGCTGATACAGCGACCGGACGGAATCTATTATCGCGGCGGCTGGATTTATGTGACCACCTGGTTTGGGTTACTCATTGCTCGGTTCCTCGTTGAGATATCGTTTCAAGGGATTCAGGGAGTGACCAATGTCTCCAGTCACGAGTGGATCCTCTATCTTGACGTAGCGATTGCATGGGGCATGCGTTCACTGATGCTCGTACTCCGTCACCCGGAAATCCTCACTGAGGTACGCAGGCAGCGAGCCGCCCGACGCGGATGA
- a CDS encoding aminopeptidase P family protein has translation MNQVTRNLLGRLPHSQIAVLVEKPENRRYLSGFTGSAGFLVITKGMTSLITDGRYADQARAQAEGWNVVVHKGDVVSLVGKLLQEQDIQEVWFDALFTSFDLHKRLEDVLVPEGVQLIPQYDLIESLRQVKSDDELIYIDQAFDITNRAFDYIFGELHAGLSEHQVSWMLERYMREAGAEKIKENHVIASGPRSALPHGRATNRIIEQGDLLTMDIGAVVNGYYADMTRTVVIGKPDQRQVEIYRLVLEAQLLALDLMRPGTVCGHADDTIREFFKKQGVAEYFAHTLGHAVGLEIHERPGLRGSDTTILQAGHVITVEPGLYFPGWGGVRIEDPVVITSSGHRNLATVTKELLSL, from the coding sequence TTGAATCAGGTGACGAGAAATCTTCTCGGAAGATTGCCTCATTCCCAAATTGCCGTGCTTGTTGAAAAACCTGAGAACCGACGATATCTATCAGGATTTACCGGATCAGCCGGATTTCTAGTCATTACAAAGGGTATGACGTCACTCATCACGGACGGCCGATATGCAGACCAGGCGAGAGCTCAAGCTGAAGGCTGGAATGTCGTCGTGCACAAAGGCGATGTGGTCTCTCTAGTTGGGAAACTTTTACAGGAGCAGGACATTCAAGAAGTGTGGTTCGATGCGCTCTTTACATCATTCGATTTACACAAGCGACTTGAGGACGTACTTGTTCCCGAAGGTGTACAACTGATTCCTCAATACGACCTCATTGAAAGCTTGCGGCAAGTCAAATCCGACGACGAGCTCATCTACATTGACCAAGCTTTTGACATTACCAACCGCGCTTTTGACTACATTTTCGGGGAACTGCACGCGGGGCTCAGTGAACATCAAGTAAGTTGGATGCTCGAACGCTACATGCGAGAAGCCGGTGCCGAGAAGATTAAAGAGAATCACGTCATTGCATCTGGTCCGCGCAGCGCTCTGCCCCATGGCCGCGCAACCAATCGCATCATCGAACAAGGAGACTTGTTGACGATGGACATTGGAGCTGTCGTAAACGGCTACTATGCTGATATGACACGAACCGTCGTCATCGGAAAACCCGACCAAAGACAGGTCGAAATCTACCGTCTGGTTCTGGAAGCTCAACTCTTGGCACTCGACTTGATGCGCCCGGGTACGGTCTGCGGACACGCTGATGACACCATACGGGAATTTTTCAAAAAACAAGGCGTAGCTGAGTACTTTGCGCACACCCTTGGTCACGCTGTAGGGCTGGAGATTCATGAAAGACCTGGACTGCGCGGCAGCGACACAACAATTCTCCAAGCGGGTCACGTCATCACCGTGGAACCCGGTCTCTATTTCCCAGGTTGGGGCGGCGTTCGAATTGAAGACCCTGTGGTTATCACTTCGTCGGGACATAGAAACCTAGCAACAGTAACCAAAGAACTGTTAAGTCTGTAA
- a CDS encoding response regulator transcription factor, giving the protein MPENGIRIVIADDQALIRQGLRYILESQADMHVVGEAEDGHAAVQVVLDLRPDIVLMDIQMPGQSGIHATRELMNRLPKTKVVLLTTFDVTDYVFEGIRAGAVGYLLKDADSTELLTQVRLAHQGAAVYRTQTAAEAVARAVRAGSDDEVAGRDVPHSNSESMSESLTDRETEVLQLMAYGRKNREIARALVLTEGTVKTHVHRILQKLEVDDRTQAVVIAIRTGMVK; this is encoded by the coding sequence ATGCCGGAAAATGGTATTCGTATCGTGATCGCGGACGATCAGGCACTGATTCGTCAAGGACTCCGATACATTCTCGAAAGTCAGGCAGACATGCACGTCGTTGGCGAAGCGGAGGATGGACACGCGGCCGTCCAGGTTGTCCTCGACTTAAGACCTGACATTGTCCTCATGGACATCCAAATGCCAGGTCAGTCCGGTATTCATGCGACGAGAGAACTCATGAATCGCCTGCCGAAAACGAAGGTCGTCTTGCTCACAACATTCGATGTGACCGATTATGTGTTTGAAGGCATTCGAGCGGGTGCAGTCGGATATCTGCTCAAGGATGCGGACAGCACGGAGTTGCTCACTCAAGTCCGATTAGCTCATCAAGGTGCAGCAGTTTATCGCACACAGACAGCGGCCGAAGCCGTTGCCCGCGCTGTTCGGGCCGGGTCCGATGACGAAGTCGCGGGACGAGATGTTCCTCACTCCAATTCAGAGTCGATGTCAGAATCCCTGACAGACCGTGAGACTGAGGTCCTTCAATTGATGGCTTACGGGCGGAAAAACCGTGAAATAGCGCGTGCTCTGGTTCTTACAGAAGGCACCGTTAAGACCCACGTACACCGCATCTTGCAAAAGCTTGAAGTTGATGACCGAACACAGGCCGTGGTGATAGCCATCCGGACCGGAATGGTCAAGTGA
- a CDS encoding sensor histidine kinase, producing MQSVGSPPEFFERWINQKIIRTVGSAVLVVLYYQQFHASMEMTFAVAVVALVTYQLLIWLPLRRNLTFQAIIVVFLCALALYIHFHGQPAVNLLLWPMVVILAATPSYRTIPSLVFGIITMATVVVVSYDATFPWGTLFGVAGTYALVRGRRLRREAAELREQHLEELGAAHEELKRAHAELELSSVESVRYAALSERSRIAKDIHDVIGHNLTTLIVQLQALQYMLPHDPAVAATRVPAMLEVARSGLKEVRKVVGDLAEDETGLGIAALRGLVSQVEAQSGLQIDFYASIDDGDWPLQHSIILYRVLQESLTNILRYSQAETVSVHVEAGREDISLRVADDGVYTGDPPIEPGFGMRNMVERCAAVGGGCRWSVNLPHGLKVMATLPYTEVSQET from the coding sequence GTGCAGTCTGTTGGTTCTCCGCCCGAGTTCTTTGAACGGTGGATTAATCAGAAAATCATACGTACGGTGGGGTCCGCAGTCCTTGTTGTTTTGTATTACCAACAGTTCCACGCCAGTATGGAAATGACATTCGCTGTGGCTGTAGTGGCACTGGTAACTTATCAGCTGCTGATTTGGTTGCCACTTCGGCGGAACCTGACCTTTCAGGCAATCATCGTTGTTTTCCTGTGCGCACTTGCGCTCTACATTCACTTTCACGGTCAACCGGCGGTGAACTTACTGCTCTGGCCGATGGTGGTCATTTTGGCGGCTACGCCCTCGTATCGTACCATTCCCTCGCTGGTATTTGGCATCATCACGATGGCAACTGTGGTCGTGGTTTCCTATGACGCTACATTTCCATGGGGTACACTGTTTGGTGTTGCGGGAACGTACGCTCTCGTTCGTGGCCGGAGGTTAAGGCGCGAAGCCGCCGAGCTTCGTGAGCAGCATCTCGAAGAACTTGGCGCTGCACACGAGGAACTGAAACGGGCACACGCGGAGCTTGAGCTGTCGTCCGTAGAATCTGTCCGTTACGCTGCACTCTCGGAGCGCTCTCGCATCGCCAAAGATATTCACGACGTAATTGGTCACAATTTGACGACGCTCATCGTCCAACTGCAGGCTTTGCAATATATGCTTCCACATGATCCCGCTGTCGCCGCCACTCGGGTACCTGCCATGTTGGAGGTTGCCCGCTCCGGGCTGAAGGAGGTTCGAAAAGTCGTCGGAGACCTTGCCGAGGACGAAACGGGACTCGGGATTGCAGCACTGCGTGGTTTGGTATCACAGGTTGAGGCCCAGTCAGGACTTCAGATTGACTTTTACGCGTCCATCGATGACGGTGACTGGCCGCTTCAGCATAGCATCATCTTGTATAGGGTTTTGCAAGAGTCGCTGACGAATATCCTCCGGTACTCACAGGCAGAGACGGTTTCAGTACACGTTGAGGCAGGTCGCGAAGACATCTCGCTTCGGGTTGCCGACGATGGTGTTTATACCGGGGACCCACCTATCGAACCTGGCTTTGGCATGCGGAATATGGTGGAACGGTGCGCGGCTGTCGGCGGAGGCTGTCGGTGGAGCGTGAACTTGCCGCACGGTCTGAAGGTCATGGCCACTTTGCCGTATACGGAAGTCAGCCAAGAAACGTAA
- a CDS encoding TOMM precursor leader peptide-binding protein yields MFGQGVAGPLVTPGTTGCSECADLRLLMADTDRHAMFKFKMQFSSRRTAVRDTFAGRSGLRHLATILAAEVRQVLSGGERRREEDWATAGDSMGGDGRATAGDSVSGDGWAADGERPNEERWATPADGANTEDPMSGGAVMGLSQHVLILNLQTLDASRHFILPDGMCPVCGWVPDDSAEAAVVSLQPTPKPSLDGFRTKSLSQLDERLECDYLDYNCGLFNGKAQDLITPFAAVSVNLPLLVGNEGTSGRSDAYDECEWIAILEGLERYCGLQPRGKRTVVYDSYANLKHDALNPITVGLHAPEQYERSDFPFERYHPDAEFGWVWGYSLTADRPILVPERLAYYSLGRQGGFVYETSNGCALGGSLVEAIFHGILEVVERDAFLMTWYAKLPLPRIDMTSTTDVKLQWMIDRIRTAAGYDLHFYNATMENNIPTVFVVAKNRRTHGLNLLCSAGAHVDPMRAIKSAVHETAGMLLRFDEKLAAHRDAYLKMLADSTYVRGMEDHSMLYGLPEAEPRLSFLLEEHKSGLPEGRQSVGHDGRRRVAGGVDGHKRVQELSTFLQSDSKNMDLTDDLKDLLAVFRKLKQDVIVVNQTSPEIQKNGLYCVKVLIPGMLPMTFGHHLTRLEHLDRVIDVPMQLGYLNRRLTRADINPFPHPFP; encoded by the coding sequence ATGTTTGGGCAAGGGGTGGCGGGGCCACTCGTAACCCCCGGCACAACCGGATGCTCTGAGTGTGCGGATCTGCGTCTACTGATGGCTGACACGGATCGCCATGCAATGTTCAAATTCAAGATGCAATTTTCATCCCGTAGAACCGCTGTTCGGGACACCTTTGCAGGACGAAGCGGACTCCGGCATTTAGCAACCATCCTCGCAGCGGAGGTCCGGCAAGTGCTCAGTGGTGGCGAGCGTAGGCGCGAGGAGGACTGGGCCACCGCTGGGGATAGCATGGGCGGAGATGGGCGGGCCACCGCTGGGGATAGTGTGAGCGGAGATGGGTGGGCTGCCGACGGGGAGCGTCCGAACGAAGAGCGGTGGGCCACCCCGGCGGATGGTGCGAACACGGAGGACCCGATGAGCGGTGGAGCGGTAATGGGCCTCTCCCAACACGTGCTGATACTGAACCTGCAAACCCTTGATGCAAGCCGACACTTTATTTTGCCTGACGGCATGTGCCCTGTGTGCGGATGGGTACCTGACGACTCCGCGGAAGCAGCCGTGGTGTCTCTTCAACCGACGCCGAAACCCAGTTTGGATGGGTTTCGGACGAAATCCCTGAGTCAACTGGACGAGCGGCTTGAGTGCGATTACCTGGATTACAACTGTGGTCTGTTCAACGGGAAAGCGCAGGATTTAATTACGCCGTTTGCGGCGGTGAGTGTGAACCTCCCACTGCTCGTAGGGAACGAAGGAACATCCGGACGATCCGACGCTTATGACGAATGCGAATGGATAGCTATCTTGGAAGGGCTTGAACGCTATTGTGGACTGCAGCCGAGGGGAAAACGAACCGTCGTCTACGACTCCTACGCCAATTTGAAACACGACGCCTTAAATCCGATAACGGTGGGGCTGCATGCTCCCGAGCAGTATGAGCGTTCGGATTTTCCATTTGAACGGTACCATCCTGATGCGGAGTTTGGTTGGGTGTGGGGGTATTCGCTGACGGCGGATCGGCCCATCCTGGTTCCCGAACGCCTCGCCTATTACAGCCTCGGCCGCCAGGGGGGATTTGTATATGAGACCTCAAACGGGTGTGCTCTCGGGGGTAGCTTGGTGGAGGCGATTTTTCACGGGATACTCGAAGTGGTGGAACGGGACGCATTTCTGATGACGTGGTATGCGAAGCTGCCCCTTCCGAGAATTGATATGACGTCGACCACAGACGTAAAACTGCAGTGGATGATTGACCGCATCCGCACGGCCGCCGGTTATGACCTCCACTTTTATAACGCGACGATGGAGAACAACATCCCGACGGTGTTTGTCGTTGCGAAAAATCGGCGCACTCACGGGCTGAATCTGCTGTGTTCTGCAGGTGCCCATGTCGATCCGATGCGCGCCATCAAAAGCGCCGTTCACGAGACTGCAGGCATGCTGCTGCGGTTTGACGAAAAACTCGCGGCACATCGAGATGCCTATTTGAAAATGTTGGCTGATTCGACGTATGTGCGGGGGATGGAAGACCATTCGATGCTATACGGCTTACCGGAGGCAGAACCGCGACTGTCATTCCTGCTCGAAGAACACAAGTCGGGTTTGCCTGAAGGGCGCCAGTCGGTCGGGCACGATGGGCGCCGACGCGTTGCCGGTGGGGTGGATGGGCACAAGCGTGTGCAGGAGTTGAGCACTTTTCTTCAGTCGGACAGCAAAAACATGGATTTGACAGATGACCTTAAGGACCTCTTGGCGGTGTTCCGAAAACTGAAGCAGGACGTCATTGTTGTCAATCAGACATCGCCGGAGATTCAGAAAAACGGCCTCTACTGCGTGAAGGTCCTGATACCAGGCATGTTGCCGATGACGTTTGGCCATCACTTGACGCGCTTAGAACACCTAGACCGGGTGATAGACGTCCCGATGCAACTTGGCTATCTGAACAGACGGCTGACACGGGCAGATATCAACCCCTTTCCACATCCGTTTCCTTGA